Proteins from a genomic interval of Schistocerca piceifrons isolate TAMUIC-IGC-003096 chromosome 3, iqSchPice1.1, whole genome shotgun sequence:
- the LOC124789852 gene encoding transcription factor BTF3 homolog 4-like — translation MNQEKLKKLQAQVRIGGKGTPRRKKKVVHATAATDDKKLQSSLKKLSVNTIPGIEEVNMIKDDGTVIHFNNPKAQASLAANTFAITGLGETKQITEMLPGILSQLGTEGLTQLKRLASSVANSAAGGKASIEEDDEVPELVENFDEASKEEVAVISDKSKGKDADGSASDGKQEEKSKENKAEATNKDKEN, via the coding sequence ATGAACCAAGAAAAGTTGAAGAAACTACAGGCCCAGGTGCGGATTGGAGGGAAAGGCACACCGCGAAGGAAGAAGAAGGTTGTTCATGCAACCGCAGCTACTGATGACAAGAAGTTGCAAAGTTCGTTGAAGAAGCTTTCAGTAAATACTATACCGGGCATCGAAGAAGTAAATATGATCAAGGATGACGGTACTGTAATTCACTTTAATAATCCTAAAGCCCAAGCGTCTTTAGCGGCCAATACATTTGCCATCACTGGCCTTGGAGAAACAAAGCAAATTACAGAAATGTTACCGGGTATTCTAAGTCAGTTGGGCACTGAAGGTTTGACTCAATTAAAGCGCCTGGCATCGAGTGTGGCAAACAGTGCTGCAGGCGGCAAAGCTAGCATTGAAGAAGACGACGAAGTTCCTGAACTTGTTGAGAACTTCGACGAGGCAAGTAAGGAAGAGGTTGCAGTAATATCAGATAAATCCAAGGGGAAGGACGCAGATGGATCCGCAAGTGACGGAAAACAGGAagaaaaatccaaagaaaataaggCGGAAGCAACAAACAAGGACAAGGAGAATTGA